The genomic stretch GGGGGCGGAAAAGTGGGCCGATTACTTGCAAAAGAATTGGAAAAAGATAAGAATATGAACATTCGCTTGGTTGAAACCAGCCGTTCAAAATCTCAAATTATAGCAGAGCAGCTCGAACATACTCTGGTTATTCAGGGTGACGGCACGGATGTGGATTTGCTCGCTTCCGAAGGGATTGCCGACATGGACGCATTTGTTGCTGTCACAGATGACGAGGAATTAAACATAATTACTTCGCTACTGACAAAACATCTGGGCGTTCGCCGGACGATTACCATGGTAAGCAACGCAGATTACCTGCCCCTGATAAATTCAATTGGCTTAGATGTTGCGGTTGATAAAGGGATTATTACCGCCAATGCGATTGCCAGATTTATTCACAGGGGGGAGGTCGTGTCGGTAGCAACTTTGCGTGGCATCGATGCTGAAGCAATTGAACTGGTTGCACAAAAAGGAGCTAAAATTACTAAGAGAACCCTGCGAGATACTAAATTTCCGGACGGAGCGATTGTTGGAGCTGTGACTCGCGATGGCGAGGTTTTTGTGCCGGTTGGAGATTCTTCGATTGAAGCTAATGATAAAGTTGTTATCTTTGCGCTGCCAAAAGCTGTTGCCAATGTAGAAAAAATGTTTGAGTAATGAATGTAGCAAGTGCAGGCAGTGGCTAAAATTACATGAATTTATCGGCGAAACATTTTAAAACTGAAATTAACTCCCTTTGCCATAGGCGTTATGGATATTAAAGCGGTTCTTCGAGTTCTCGGAGCACTTCTAATTTTTGTGGGCGCTTCCCTGATTTTCCCGATAGCAATTTCACTATATTACAAAGATGGCGATTTTTCCGCTTTACTGGTTTCTTTTTTGATTACCATTACTGCCGGCGGTTTACTCTGGAAATTCACACCGCGTGACCGGGAGTTAAAAACCAGGGAAGGATTTGCAGTCGTTACTTTTGGCTGGATATTTTTGGCTGTATTTGGGGCGCTGCCTTATCTTCTCACCGATTTTGAGATATCCTTCACGGACGCTTTTTTTGAAACCATGTCCGGATTCACGACAACCGGGGCGACAATTCTGACCGACGTAGAGGCCCTGCCACACGGTGTCTTGTTTTGGCGCAGCTTGACCCATTGGCTTGGCGGAATGGGAATTATCGTGATGTCGTTAGCGATATTGCCAATGTTGGGTATCGGAGGGATGCAATTATTTAAAGCGGAAGTCCCCGGCCCATCTGTGGATAAATTGCAACCCAGAATTCAGGATACTGCAAAAATTCTGTGGGGGGTTTATTTCCTCCTGACTTTCATTGAAACTGTTCTTCTAAAATTAGGCGGAATGAGTGTTTTCGACTCCCTGTGTCATACCTTTGGTACAATGGCAACCGGCGGTTTCTCTACTAAAAATGCCGGAATAGGGTTTTATCAAAGCGCATATATTGAATACGTTATTACTATTTTTATGATTTTAGCCGGTACCAACTTTGCTCTACATTATAGAGTTCTCAAAGGCCGGTTTAGGAGCTATGCAGATAATAGTGAATTTCGGTTTTATTTAGGAGTCATACTATTCGTAACTAGTTTCGTATTTCTTGATCTTTTACTCCGAGGACTTTACGGTTTCTCGGGTGCTTTTCAAAAAGCTATTTTTCAAGTGACGTCTTTAATCACGACCACCGGCTATCATTCAGCTGACTATGAGGCCTGGCCGGTTTCTAGCCAATTGATTTTAATCACCGTGATGTTTTTTGGTGGCTGCGCCGGATCGACTGGCGGCGGCATTAAAATAGTGCGAATTTATTTAATAATTAAATATGGATTTATGCAGTTTAAGAAACTAATTCACCCACACGCTGTAATCCCAATAAGAATGGGGCACAAACCTGTGCCAGCGGAAGCAATAAGCGATATATTGGGATACGTATTGCTTTATTTTAGTATTTTGGTCGTTGCATCTATTTTAATGAGCCTAATGGGATTAGATTTAGTCACTTCCGTCAGCACGGTGATTTCTTCCCTGAGTAACATTGGGCCCGGTGTTGGAACCATTGGCCCGACGGAAAATTTTGCTCACATACCTGGCGCAGGAAAATGGCTTCTCAGCTTTTTGATGCTTGTCGGGCGTCTTGAAATTTACACGGTTCTGGTAATCTTCACTCGTAACTTTTGGATAAAATAGTCTCCCCCAATGCATAATGTTTTTAAAAATCTTTTTCTCCGAATCGTTTGGGGTCTTTTTATTACCTGGACATTGAGTGTTTCCGGATTGTTCGCCCAACTACAGAATGAGCCGAACAAAAGGGAACTGGCGATAGGCGAGCTCACAGGCCGGGTAGATAAAAAAGATTGGAAAATTCAAACAAAGCTAGGTCTCCTGCCGGTTTTCGGTTCTGGTAACGGTCGGCCTTTTAGAGCTTTCGAGCGTTCGCCAAACGAAGTTGTAATCCGTTTTCTTAATTCAGAGGAATTTGAAATATTTAACCCAAATACTGTGATCTTTCGTTTTTATGAAACCGAACGAGCTCTGATCTCCGCTTTAATTCTTGATGAAATTGATACAGCGGTTTTAGAAAGTGAAGTGTCCGCACTCGAAGTCAAGAAATCAAACAATCATTTTTCGCCGGTTCCGGTAAGAGCTGACTCTAATATGGTTAAACTGATTTTTTATAATCATCGCAACCCGGCATTAAGATCAAGACAAGTTAGAAAAGCCCTGTCATTTGCTATTAACCACGACCGCATTATCAAAAAAATAATTTTTAATGGGAAAGCTACTTTATCAAAGGGCCCTTTTGACGATGATTCACCATTGTTTAACCAGGGAATGGAATCCTATAAGTACAACCCTAAGCGTGCTGTTCAACTTCTTCAAGAAGCCGGTTGGAGAGACTCTGATAGAGACGGAATATTAGATAAAGCGGGGCAGCCTTTAACTTTGAATTTTTACTATTCAAAGGGTTTAAGACTTGATGAATCGATTTCCCGGCAAATAAAAATTGATCTTCTCAAAGTTGGCGTTGAAGTAAATCCTAGACCTTTGGTTAAAAGTAAGCTAATTGACAATCTGGTCTCTGGCAACTTCGACGCCATATTAACGGATTATACATTCGAAAGCGGAATTGAAAGTCTGGAAAGAGTGTTTTCTGTTAAGGGTGTTGGTAATTACATTGGATACACCAGTAAGATTTTCGAGGATCGTTTAAACTTTTACCACAATACAGATGACCTCGCAATGAAAAAAACATTAATCCAGAGTTTGCAAGAAATAATAAACCAGGACCAGCCAGCAACTTTTCTTTATTTTAAATGGTGGACACATTATCTCGTAAACTTAGAAAAGCTGAGAAATTATCGCGATTTACAAGGCGATATTCGGCCGTTTGAAGAATGGATTATTAGAGATTTAGAGAGTAACTGACATGCTAAAGTTTGGGCACAAAATTCAAATTCGGCATCGTCTTTTGACGCGTTTGCTTTTATCTCATATTTTAATCGTTTCTTTGCCGCTTTTCTTCACTGGCAATGTGCTTGTGGACACCGCTCAGGAATCCATTGAGGAAACAATATTAGAACGAAATTTGGAATTTGCTATTCGTTCAGCTCGCTTCATTGACTTAAAGCTGGAAACTGCCGGAGATATTGTTGTAAACCAGGCCAAGAATTTATCAATTTATGGAATGAACAAAACCAGCCTTGAGTTGGCCATAAACACGATTGTTAGTGACTTCGCGATTTTTAATAATGTGTCGGTTCTGGACACATCGGGCCATCTGATTGCAACGACCTCTTTCGATGAAACAGTGCCGTTTAAGTTTAGCAATAATGGGAAGTCGTCACCAGATCTCAAAAATATTCTTAAGGGTGAAACTTTTCGAACAGATGTTTATGTTTCAGAAGAGAGTTTACCGTTGCTGGATATTGCCGAACCCATTAAGCTTCATGATGAAGTCTTCGCGATTCTCTACGCCGTTGTTGATTTAAAAGCTATGTGGGATATCGTTGATGAAAATGTCGTTGGCGAGAATGGGGAAGCTTTTATTTTTAACAAGGACGGCGTTTACATTGCCCATTCCGATCGAATAAATGTTTATAAAAAAAATAAATTTGAAAATGAGGAAGTAATTCAAAGACTTGCTGAAAAAGGAAGCGGCAGTACTATTTACAAGACAAGCCAAAATATTGAGATGGTTGCAGCATACGCCCCCATCGGCGATTATGGCTGGGGGGCGATGATTCAACAGCCGACTTCCGAGGCTTTTGCGCCGGCAAAAAGAATGCGGGTTCGGGTTTTTCAGTTTATGGCGGTTAGTGTGATTCTTGCTTCTCTTTTAGCTTTTTTCTACACCCGATGGATCGTGGCTCCGGTTAAAGATC from candidate division KSB1 bacterium encodes the following:
- a CDS encoding TrkH family potassium uptake protein, encoding MDIKAVLRVLGALLIFVGASLIFPIAISLYYKDGDFSALLVSFLITITAGGLLWKFTPRDRELKTREGFAVVTFGWIFLAVFGALPYLLTDFEISFTDAFFETMSGFTTTGATILTDVEALPHGVLFWRSLTHWLGGMGIIVMSLAILPMLGIGGMQLFKAEVPGPSVDKLQPRIQDTAKILWGVYFLLTFIETVLLKLGGMSVFDSLCHTFGTMATGGFSTKNAGIGFYQSAYIEYVITIFMILAGTNFALHYRVLKGRFRSYADNSEFRFYLGVILFVTSFVFLDLLLRGLYGFSGAFQKAIFQVTSLITTTGYHSADYEAWPVSSQLILITVMFFGGCAGSTGGGIKIVRIYLIIKYGFMQFKKLIHPHAVIPIRMGHKPVPAEAISDILGYVLLYFSILVVASILMSLMGLDLVTSVSTVISSLSNIGPGVGTIGPTENFAHIPGAGKWLLSFLMLVGRLEIYTVLVIFTRNFWIK
- a CDS encoding HAMP domain-containing protein, whose protein sequence is MLKFGHKIQIRHRLLTRLLLSHILIVSLPLFFTGNVLVDTAQESIEETILERNLEFAIRSARFIDLKLETAGDIVVNQAKNLSIYGMNKTSLELAINTIVSDFAIFNNVSVLDTSGHLIATTSFDETVPFKFSNNGKSSPDLKNILKGETFRTDVYVSEESLPLLDIAEPIKLHDEVFAILYAVVDLKAMWDIVDENVVGENGEAFIFNKDGVYIAHSDRINVYKKNKFENEEVIQRLAEKGSGSTIYKTSQNIEMVAAYAPIGDYGWGAMIQQPTSEAFAPAKRMRVRVFQFMAVSVILASLLAFFYTRWIVAPVKDLVSGMEQFSKGALDYRIQNVGKDEIGALAENFNEMAVRLTEYQNTLKRTERLETLGKLASVLSHEIRNPLNSMVINMQILKRELAKEVVNKERVEKFYEILASEIKRVDQLVQDFLLIARPPKLELEKVAINEIIDEVSMMQVADSLQKGVRIEREYEKTPIHTNVDAAKIRQVIVNLVLNAIQAMPGGGKLKIIVKEADESAKYKNKLPEKSLLISFSDTGQGIKQEHLNKIFDFYYSTKKDGSGLGLAVVQQIIEEHNGLISVKSEVDKETTFSIYLPR